One segment of Tamandua tetradactyla isolate mTamTet1 chromosome 13, mTamTet1.pri, whole genome shotgun sequence DNA contains the following:
- the NDUFB8 gene encoding NADH dehydrogenase [ubiquinone] 1 beta subcomplex subunit 8, mitochondrial, protein MAAAMAKVLRVRWLQKAVQVPLGARTASHITKDMLPGPYPKTPEERAAAAKKYNMRVEDYEPYPDDGMGYGDYPKLPDRSQQERDPWYDWDHPDLRLNWGEPLHWDLDMYIRNRVDTSPTPVSWNVMCKHLFGFVAFMLFMFWVGEKYPTYQPVGPKQYPYNNLYLERGGDPNKEPEPVVHYEI, encoded by the exons ATGGCGGCGGCCATGGCGAAAGTCCTGAGAGTCCGATGGCTGCAAAAGGCAGTCCAGGTGCCATTAGGTGCACGGACAG CTTCCCACATTACCAAGGACATGCTTCCTGGGCCCTATCCCAAGACCCCAGAAGAACGGGCCGCCGCCGCTAAGAAGTATAATATGCGAGTAGAAGACTACGAGCCGTACCCGGATGATGGCATGGG GTATGGTGACTACCCAAAGCTTCCTGACCGCTCACAGCAGGAGAGGGATCCGTGGTATGACTGGGACCACCCAGACCTGAGGTTGAACTGGGGTGAACCG CTACACTGGGACCTAGACATGTATATCCGGAACCGTGTGGACACATCCCCCACACCTGTTTCTTGGAATGTCATGTGTAAGCATCTCTTCGGCTTCGTGGCCTTCATGCTGTTCATGTTCTGGGTCGGGGAGAAGTACCCCACCTACCAGCCAGTG GGGCCAAAGCAGTATCCTTATAATAATCTGTACCTGGAACGAGGAGGCGACCCCAACAAAGAACCTGAGCCGGTGGTTCACTATGAGATCTGA
- the HIF1AN gene encoding hypoxia-inducible factor 1-alpha inhibitor produces the protein MAAAPAQLASSGSGGPREEAEVSGPIWDESQLRSYSFPTRPIPRLSQSDPRAEELIENEEPVVLTDTNLVYPALKWDLEYLQENIGSGDFSVYSASTHKFLYYDEKKMTNFQNFKPRSNREEMKFHEFVEKLQDIQQQGGEERLYLQQTLNDTVGRKIVMDFLGFNWNWINKQQGKRGWGQLTSNLLLIGMEGNVTPAHYDEQQNFFAQIKGHKRCILFPPDQFECLYPYPVHHPCDRQSQVDFDNPDYERFPNFQNVVGYETVVGPGDVLYIPMYWWHHIESLLNGGITITVNFWYKGAPTPKRIEYPLKAHQKVAIMRNIEKMLGEALGNPQEVGPLLNTMIKGRYN, from the exons ATGGCGGCGGCGCCGGCCCAGCTTGCGTCGTCGGGCTCTGGAGGGCCCCGGGAAGAGGCTGAAGTCTCTGGCCCTATTTGGGATGAGTCCCAACTGCGTAGTTATAGCTTCCCGACCCGACCCATCCCGCGTCTGAGTCAGAGCGACCCCCGGGCGGAGGAGCTTATCGAGAATGAG GAGCCTGTAGTGCTTACCGACACAAATCTTGTGTACCCTGCCCTGAAGTGGGACCTTGAATACCTGCAAGAGAATATTGGCAGTGGAGACTTCTCTGTGTACAGTGCGAGCACCCACAAGTTCTTGTACTATGATGAGAAGAAGATGACTAATTTCCAGAACTTTAAGCCGAGGTCCAACAGGGAGGAAATGAAATTTCATGAGTTTGTTGAAAAACTGCAGGACATACAGCAACAAGGAGGGGAAGAGAG GTTATATCTGCAGCAGACACTCAATGACACCGTGGGCAGGAAGATTGTCATGGACTTCTTGGGTTTTAACTGGAACTGGATTAATAAGCAGCAGGGAAAACGTGGCTGGGGGCAGCTGACCTCCAATCTGCTACTTATTGGCATGGAAG GAAATGTGACACCTGCTCACTATGATGAGCAGCAGAACTTCTTTGCTCAGATCAAAGGCCACAAGCGTTGCATCTTATTCCCTCCGGATCAGTTTGAGTGCCTCTACCCATACCCTGTCCATCACCCATGTGACAGACAGAGCCAG GTGGACTTTGACAATCCTGACTACGAGAGGTTTCCCAATTTCCAGAATGTGGTTGGCTACGAAACAGTGGTTGGCCCTGGTGATGTTCTTTACATCCCTATGTACTG GTGGCATCACATAGAGTCATTATTAAATGGGGGAATCACCATCACTGTGAACTTCTGGTATAAG GGGGCCCCCACCCCTAAGAGAATTGAATATCCTCTCAAAGCTCATCAGAAAGTGGCCATAATGAGAAACATTGAGAAGATGCTTGGAGAGGCTCTGGGGAACCCACAAGAG GTGGGGCCCTTGTTGAACACAATGATCAAGGGTCGATACAACTAG